The Mycolicibacterium brumae DNA window CCTCAATGGTGTCCAGCGGGCGCAGGCCCGGCAGCAGCAGCGCCATCAGCGCGTACCGCAGGATGGCGTCGGCGAGTTCGTTGACCGTCCGCGGCCCCACTTTCGCGGCGAAGCCGGTCGGGAACACCCGCTGCAGGGCGGCGGTGACCCGGGTGAGCGCCGCCCCGTAGTGCTGGTGGGCCAGTTCCAGCGCCAACGCGGGCTCGTCGGTGATCAGCCGGTTCAGCACTCGGTGGTCGCGGAACTTGACGATCGCGACGGTGAACGCTTCGACGTAGATGTTGGATTGCGGCCCGAGGGCGTTGATGTGTTCGGCGATCTCGGCGAACAGTTCGTCGTTCTCCCGGTCCATCACCGCGGCGATCAGTTCGTCGCGGCCGGCGAACCGGCGGTAGATGGTGGTGCGGCTGACCCCGGCGCGTCGGGCCACATCGTCGAGCGCCACCCGGCGGAAGCCGTGCGC harbors:
- a CDS encoding TetR/AcrR family transcriptional regulator, whose protein sequence is MAADATTGAILDAALAEFSAHGFRRVALDDVARRAGVSRTTIYRRFAGRDELIAAVMDRENDELFAEIAEHINALGPQSNIYVEAFTVAIVKFRDHRVLNRLITDEPALALELAHQHYGAALTRVTAALQRVFPTGFAAKVGPRTVNELADAILRYALMALLLPGLRPLDTIEDIRAFAAAEFLPSVPAALRAATV